TAGCCGGCAGCCCGTAATAATCGTGCCAGCGCATCGCCATAGGCTGCACCACGGCCGTGACCAACGTGCAAAGGACCTGTCGGGTTAGCTGAGACAAATTCAACAATTACTTTCTGCCCGGCTCCGATATCTGTCCTGCCAAATTCACTGCCTTCAGAAATGACATCTCTGACCACCTGATAAAGCGGCTCATCGGTGAGAAAGAAATTGATAAAACCCGGCCCGGCCAGCTCAACCTTATTGACGATGCCCGAAGCAGGCAGCCTGTCTACAATCATGTTTGCCAGGTCACGCGAGGTACAGCGTGCATGCTTTACCAGTAGCATAGCGATATTGCAGGAGAAATCACCGTGCTCTTTTTGCCGGGTTCGATCTATGTTGATTTCAGGTAGATCAATTTCAGGCAGCAGATCTTCTGCAACAAGTATCTTTAGAGCAGCACTAACAAGTGCCTGTAACTGGGGTTTCAACTTCATTTAGTAAGTGTATCTTCAGACGGGGAACCGGGTTGCGGATTGTAGCATCTCTGAAAGCTCAGAATGAAGCTGGAATATGAGACTCGGGACTAAAGACTAAGGACGAAGGACGATGGATAAAAAGTTCCTTAGTCCTTAGTCCCGCGTCTTTTGTCTACGTAAATATACCGGGGCTGCGGTCATGCAGGACTTTATTGAGTATCTTTTATCTCTGGAATTATTTTAAAACAGGTCAACCGGATCCACATCCAGCGACCAGCGTACGCGTCGTGCACCACGATCGTTTTCTATCAGGCCGCGCCATTGAAAAAGAAAATCATGCAGAGGTTTTCTGCTCGCCGCCTGTACTAGTAACTGGGCCCGGTAACGACCAGCACGTTTTTCCATCACCGAAGGCACCGGTTCGGATAGGTTGACAGACTGTATCATTGTACTGGATGCAATCAATGATCTTGCCTTTCGATGCATACCGTCTAAAAATTTCAGGGCTTGCTGCTGCTCTGTTGCTTCGGCACGCAGCAAAGCGATATGTGTATAGGGCGGATAATCTGCGCTCTTGCGTTCCGCTAATGCCATCTCGGCAAAGCCTTTATAGTCATGCTGCGCAATTACCTGCAGCCAGGGACTATCAGGAAAACGCGTTTGCACCAGGACCATGCCCCGTTTATCCCCTCGCCCTGCCCTGCCTGCCACCTGTGTAAGCAACTGGAACAGACGCTCACTGGCACGAAAATCGGAGGAAAATAATAATTGATCACTATCGAGTATGCCGACCAGGCTTAAATTCGGGAAGTCATGGCCCTTGGACAGCATCTGGGTACCTACCAGCACATCTGCCTCACCGCTGTGTGCACGTTGCAGACGCTGTTCAAGCTCACCCTTTCGTCGAGTGGTATCTCTGTCGATACGCTCTATCGATGCCTCAGGAACCAGCTGCTGAATGGACTGGTGAATATTCTCTGTACCCTGCCCGATAGTAACCATTTCACTACCATCACAATCGGGGCAGTGCTCAGGCCATCGGCTACTCTTGCCACAATGATGGCATAGCAAACGGCCTTCCTTCCTGTGCCAGGTCATGCGTGCATCACATCGTGTGCATTGCACCAGTGCATTACATGATGTGCAGCAGACAGCGGGGGCAAAGCCCCTGCGGTTAATAAATAACAGGCTTTGCTCACCCTGCTTAAGACATTTCCTGACACCGTCACGTAAAGGGATACTGATACCGTTCTCTAGCGGCTGTTTTTCAACATCCAACAGGTGAATTTCGGGTAAACCTCCGGCAGTCGCCCGTCGTTCCAGCGTTAATAATCCAAACCTGCCCTGCTTAGCATTATGCCAGCTCTCCAGTGACGGCGTCGCACTGCCCATGACGACAGGAATACCCTCTATACTTGCACGCTTGATTGCCACATCGCGAGCATGATATCGAAAACCATCCTGTTGCTTAAAAGAGCTATCATGCTCTTCGTCGAGAATGATAATCCCTGGACGTGCCAGCGGCACATATACCGCAGAGCGTGTACCGATAAGGATCGCCGAGTCGCCACGCCTCGCTCGCTCCCATGCCTGCATGCGCTGTGTATCATTCATGCCTGAGTGCAACACATCAATTACAGCATCAAAACGCTGTCGGAATCGATTGACCAGTTGTGGCGTAAGACTGATCTCCGGAACAAGCACCAGGGCCTGCTGATTATTCACTAACACAGCAGAAATGCAGCGCAGGTAGACTTCCGTCTTGCCGCTGCCGGTGATGCCATGTAGCAGAAAACAATTGAAGTTGTCTAAACTGTCGCAAATGCTATTAATGGCCTGTTGCTGGTCAGGGGTCGCGCTCAGTGCAGGCAGGCGGGCTGCCTCTTCAGTAGCAGGCAACTCTATTCTCTCAATCAGCCCCTTTCCTTCAATTGCTTCGATCGCTTTTTTCCAGCTCCTGGAGACAGCTTTAAACGACTCAGATCCTAGCGGTTTTTCTGCCTCTGATAAAATTTTCAACAAACGATACTGAACGGCGGCACGCCCCGGCCCCTGCTTCAGGGCCTCCTTGCCCAGGGTCGTGATTACCCAGAATGGCCTTTCTGGTAACTTCGCTGTTTTACCTTCACGCAACAACTTTGGTAAGGCACAGAAGACGACTTCTCCCAGGGGGTGTATATAATAATCTGCCACCCAACACAGAAATTGAATAGTTCTACTGTCCAGTAAGGGCTCACTATCAAGCACCGCCCTGACTGCTTTTAATTTTTTAATATCAAGCAGTGATGAATTGCTTTTTTCAATTACCAGCCCGGTCAGAATCCTGCCGCTAAAATCAACTCGTACCCTGCAACCTGGCCGGGGTAATGCCAATGTTGCCGGAACTGTGTAATCAAATATTTTACGTACTGGAACTGGCAGGGCAACCCGGACAACGACTAACCGTTCTTGCCGCTCATCTGAAGTTTCTGACAGATTATCCGGCAGGGTGTTGGGGTTTTTTTTATTTGACATACTTTCAAAAAAATATTGGACAGGAAGCATTCATCTCTAACGTTAAGAGCCTGTGGATAACTTTGTTGATAAAGGCCAGAAAACAGCCAGTAGACACGCTTACAGGAAACGCTAGCTTAAAATGACTTAATTTCAATAAATCATTAATACATTAATAAAAACAATATGTTAAATCATTTGCTTATATAGGTATCCTGTGGCGCCTCTAGTTTATTACATCTTTATGACAGAATCCTGAAAATGTGAATAAGTGATGACTGTCGAGCTCACGAAGTATCAGTCACTTAGGCTATATAGCTAATCCTGAAACGTTGTTTTAGCTGTGAAATATCGCCTTTCGTCGTTAA
This region of bacterium BMS3Abin11 genomic DNA includes:
- the priA gene encoding primosomal protein N' → MLPVQYFFESMSNKKNPNTLPDNLSETSDERQERLVVVRVALPVPVRKIFDYTVPATLALPRPGCRVRVDFSGRILTGLVIEKSNSSLLDIKKLKAVRAVLDSEPLLDSRTIQFLCWVADYYIHPLGEVVFCALPKLLREGKTAKLPERPFWVITTLGKEALKQGPGRAAVQYRLLKILSEAEKPLGSESFKAVSRSWKKAIEAIEGKGLIERIELPATEEAARLPALSATPDQQQAINSICDSLDNFNCFLLHGITGSGKTEVYLRCISAVLVNNQQALVLVPEISLTPQLVNRFRQRFDAVIDVLHSGMNDTQRMQAWERARRGDSAILIGTRSAVYVPLARPGIIILDEEHDSSFKQQDGFRYHARDVAIKRASIEGIPVVMGSATPSLESWHNAKQGRFGLLTLERRATAGGLPEIHLLDVEKQPLENGISIPLRDGVRKCLKQGEQSLLFINRRGFAPAVCCTSCNALVQCTRCDARMTWHRKEGRLLCHHCGKSSRWPEHCPDCDGSEMVTIGQGTENIHQSIQQLVPEASIERIDRDTTRRKGELEQRLQRAHSGEADVLVGTQMLSKGHDFPNLSLVGILDSDQLLFSSDFRASERLFQLLTQVAGRAGRGDKRGMVLVQTRFPDSPWLQVIAQHDYKGFAEMALAERKSADYPPYTHIALLRAEATEQQQALKFLDGMHRKARSLIASSTMIQSVNLSEPVPSVMEKRAGRYRAQLLVQAASRKPLHDFLFQWRGLIENDRGARRVRWSLDVDPVDLF